One window of Planctomycetia bacterium genomic DNA carries:
- a CDS encoding ABC transporter substrate-binding protein, with product MSRSPILNLHFDGELSGPDNRGVMTRSISSKIRPLLRRFVTRGARNIAHVSIIWVMAASACEKQPAREVTTRPVARRIISISPNSTEIIASLGAADRLVAVSNFCVWPDSIKDLPRIGGLFDVNLEAMLTLRPDLVVLRGRQKAVEDLCAANGITLFEDKTETLEDIYKTLGELGDLLDAREKAIEVEREMRDRLDRIARAVAGRTRPRVLITIARNTDSISSVMTGARGTFVDDMIRAAGGENVFADSAIAYPTISPEAILVAQPDVIIEAMPELELTKELERKLLAQWQAFGGIPAAKNNRVHILCDENATIPSPRIVDVIARLARLLHPEAKFD from the coding sequence ATGTCACGATCACCGATCCTGAACCTGCATTTTGACGGTGAGTTGAGCGGCCCCGACAATCGCGGGGTCATGACCCGCAGCATATCATCGAAGATAAGGCCCCTGCTTCGCCGCTTTGTCACGCGCGGTGCGAGAAACATCGCTCATGTGTCGATCATCTGGGTCATGGCCGCCAGCGCCTGCGAGAAACAGCCGGCGCGCGAAGTGACAACCCGTCCGGTGGCGAGACGAATCATTTCCATCTCGCCGAACTCGACGGAGATCATCGCGTCGCTTGGCGCGGCGGATCGGCTTGTGGCCGTGAGTAACTTTTGTGTCTGGCCCGATTCGATCAAGGACCTGCCGCGGATCGGCGGGCTCTTTGATGTGAACCTTGAGGCGATGCTGACGCTGCGGCCTGACCTTGTTGTCCTGCGCGGACGACAGAAGGCGGTTGAGGACTTGTGCGCGGCCAACGGGATTACGCTCTTCGAAGACAAGACGGAGACACTGGAAGACATCTACAAGACGCTGGGCGAGCTTGGCGACTTGCTGGACGCGCGCGAGAAGGCGATCGAGGTTGAAAGGGAGATGCGAGACAGATTAGATCGCATCGCTCGCGCCGTTGCCGGTCGTACGCGTCCGCGCGTCCTCATCACCATCGCGCGCAACACGGACTCCATCAGTTCGGTCATGACCGGGGCGAGGGGGACCTTTGTCGACGACATGATCAGGGCGGCGGGCGGAGAGAATGTCTTTGCCGACAGCGCCATCGCTTATCCGACGATTTCGCCAGAGGCGATACTCGTGGCTCAGCCCGACGTTATCATTGAGGCCATGCCGGAATTGGAATTGACGAAGGAATTGGAGCGCAAGCTGCTTGCCCAATGGCAGGCGTTCGGCGGCATCCCCGCCGCCAAAAATAATCGCGTTCATATTCTGTGCGACGAGAATGCGACGATTCCATCGCCGAGGATCGTGGACGTCATCGCCAGGCTCGCCCGGCTTCTGCATCCGGAGGCGAAGTTTGACTAA
- a CDS encoding phosphoribosylformylglycinamidine synthase subunit PurQ — MARPRILVLRAPGINCDEETVFAWQRAGADCDLVHVKQLIAAPDSLARYQLLTIPGGFSYGDDIASGKLLANQLSHHLGDQLRAFVDRGGLVLGICNGFQVLVRMGLLPGDDCGVRATLALNASGRYENRWVRLRATENCRCAFVEPGEEFDLPVGHGEGRLVFDGDDESAKQLRAMGRITLEYISLTVAAPVYPENPNGSIGNAAALTDATGRVFGLMPHPDRHLFATQSPGQNRDFNAETAGARFFRRVVDRLR; from the coding sequence ATGGCTCGGCCCCGTATCCTCGTCCTCCGCGCTCCCGGCATTAACTGCGACGAGGAGACCGTCTTCGCATGGCAGCGCGCCGGGGCCGACTGCGACCTGGTTCATGTGAAGCAGCTCATCGCCGCGCCGGATTCCCTCGCTCGCTACCAGCTTCTCACCATCCCCGGCGGCTTCAGTTACGGTGACGACATCGCCAGCGGCAAGCTTCTGGCGAACCAGCTTAGCCATCACCTCGGCGACCAGCTCCGCGCCTTCGTCGATCGCGGCGGACTGGTCCTCGGCATCTGCAACGGCTTTCAGGTTCTCGTTCGCATGGGCCTGCTCCCGGGTGACGACTGCGGCGTTCGCGCGACGCTGGCGCTCAACGCTTCCGGACGGTACGAAAACCGTTGGGTGCGACTGCGCGCGACGGAGAATTGTCGTTGTGCCTTCGTCGAGCCGGGTGAGGAGTTCGACCTCCCCGTGGGGCACGGCGAAGGGCGTCTGGTTTTCGACGGCGACGACGAATCCGCGAAGCAACTTCGCGCGATGGGACGCATCACCCTCGAATATATCAGCCTCACCGTGGCGGCCCCGGTGTATCCGGAAAACCCCAATGGCAGCATTGGAAACGCCGCCGCTCTCACCGACGCCACCGGCCGCGTCTTCGGGCTCATGCCGCACCCGGATCGCCACCTCTTCGCCACGCAATCACCGGGACAAAACCGCGATTTCAATGCTGAAACCGCCGGTGCCCGGTTCTTCCGGCGAGTCGTCGATCGCCTTCGCTGA